In Arthrobacter sp. CDRTa11, one DNA window encodes the following:
- the gabT gene encoding 4-aminobutyrate--2-oxoglutarate transaminase: MTTTASEITFRLEQKRRVQADFPGPKSVALTERRKAVVAAGVASAVPVYVSDADGGIIHDVDGNSFIDLGSGIAVTSVGASDPAVVGAVKEAVEHFTHTCFMVTPYESYVALAEQLNRLTPGDHEKRTVLFNSGAEAVENAVKVARLATGRDAVVAFDHAYHGRTNLTMALTAKAMPYKTNFGPFAPEVYRMPMSYPYREENPSITGAEAAKRAITMIEKQIGGDQVAAIIIEPIQGEGGFIVPAEGFLPALAAWAKENGVVFIADEVQSGFCRTGEWFAVNHEGVVPDIITMAKGIAGGMPLSAITGRADLLDAVHPGGLGGTYGGNPVACAAALAAIGSMEEYNLAGRARHIEALATARLRGLQDELAGSGAAVIGDIRGRGAMLAIELVQAGSTEPNPELTKAVAAACLKEGVIILTCGTYGNVIRLLPPLVITDELLNDGLDVLAAAIKANA; the protein is encoded by the coding sequence ATGACCACCACCGCAAGCGAAATCACCTTCCGCCTTGAGCAGAAGCGCCGCGTCCAGGCGGACTTCCCGGGGCCCAAGTCCGTGGCCCTGACCGAACGCCGCAAGGCAGTGGTTGCTGCCGGCGTCGCCTCCGCAGTCCCCGTTTATGTTTCGGACGCCGACGGCGGCATCATCCACGACGTCGACGGCAACTCCTTCATCGACCTCGGCTCGGGCATCGCGGTGACCAGCGTCGGGGCGTCCGATCCCGCCGTCGTGGGGGCCGTGAAGGAGGCCGTTGAGCACTTCACCCACACCTGTTTTATGGTCACGCCGTACGAAAGCTACGTAGCGCTCGCGGAGCAGCTCAACCGCCTGACGCCGGGTGACCACGAGAAGCGCACGGTACTGTTCAACTCCGGCGCGGAGGCAGTGGAGAACGCCGTTAAGGTGGCCCGCCTGGCCACCGGCAGGGACGCCGTCGTCGCCTTTGACCACGCCTACCACGGCCGCACCAACCTGACCATGGCACTGACCGCCAAGGCCATGCCGTACAAAACCAACTTCGGCCCGTTCGCGCCCGAGGTCTACCGCATGCCGATGAGCTACCCGTACCGCGAGGAGAACCCCTCCATCACGGGTGCCGAGGCCGCCAAGCGCGCCATCACCATGATCGAGAAGCAGATCGGCGGCGACCAGGTTGCTGCGATCATCATCGAGCCGATCCAGGGCGAGGGCGGCTTCATTGTTCCGGCCGAGGGCTTCCTGCCGGCGTTGGCCGCGTGGGCCAAGGAGAACGGTGTCGTCTTCATCGCCGACGAGGTCCAGTCCGGCTTCTGCCGCACCGGCGAATGGTTCGCCGTCAACCACGAAGGTGTTGTGCCTGACATCATCACCATGGCCAAGGGCATCGCCGGCGGCATGCCGCTGTCCGCCATCACCGGCCGCGCCGACCTGCTCGACGCCGTCCACCCGGGCGGCCTGGGCGGCACCTACGGCGGCAACCCGGTTGCCTGCGCGGCAGCACTCGCCGCGATCGGTTCCATGGAGGAGTACAACCTGGCCGGCCGGGCGCGCCACATCGAAGCCCTTGCCACGGCACGGCTGCGCGGACTGCAGGATGAGCTTGCCGGTTCCGGCGCTGCCGTCATCGGCGACATCCGCGGCCGCGGTGCCATGCTGGCCATTGAGCTGGTCCAGGCCGGATCGACGGAACCCAACCCCGAGCTGACCAAAGCCGTGGCCGCAGCCTGCCTCAAGGAGGGTGTCATCATCCTCACCTGCGGGACCTACGGCAACGTCATCCGCCTGCTGCCCCCGCTGGTCATCACGGACGAACTCCTGAACGACGGCCTGGACGTCCTGGCCGCCGCCATCAAGGCCAACGCGTAA
- the rarD gene encoding EamA family transporter RarD: MPEWNICPATGVNGSVPTPHGSASSPAASAPVQNPGTGPGKPATSVTPGLKAVDKETTAGVLYGIAAYGAWGLLPLYFLALMPANAVEIVANRVVWSLLFCVLLITATRSWAALRGAFRDRSVFGTLAIAAALIAVNWLTYTYGVTTGQAVEASLGYFINPLVSVLLGVFVLKEKLRPLQWAAVGIGFVAVVVLTVSYGKLPWIALTLAVSFGLYGFVKKRVGPRVDAVTSLSIETMVLAPLAAATMVFLAVSGSATLTSEGTGHFWLLVASGVITAVPLLFFGASARRLPMTTIGLLQYFAPVLQFVVAVAVFQEAMTVDRWIGFGVVWLALLVLTVDMLGAARKNSVARKLAHA, encoded by the coding sequence ATGCCGGAGTGGAATATATGTCCTGCGACTGGTGTTAATGGGAGCGTGCCTACTCCCCATGGATCAGCTTCTTCCCCCGCGGCCAGCGCACCCGTCCAAAATCCAGGAACTGGCCCGGGAAAGCCTGCCACATCCGTAACACCCGGCCTCAAGGCGGTGGACAAGGAGACGACGGCGGGAGTCCTGTACGGCATCGCCGCTTATGGAGCATGGGGGCTGCTCCCGCTGTACTTCCTTGCGCTGATGCCCGCCAACGCCGTCGAGATCGTGGCCAACCGCGTCGTGTGGTCGTTGCTGTTCTGTGTGCTCCTGATTACCGCTACGCGCTCCTGGGCGGCGCTCAGGGGAGCCTTCAGGGACCGGTCCGTCTTCGGCACGCTTGCCATCGCGGCCGCGCTCATTGCGGTGAACTGGCTGACCTATACCTACGGGGTGACCACGGGGCAGGCGGTTGAAGCCTCCCTGGGATACTTCATCAACCCTTTGGTGTCCGTCCTGCTCGGTGTGTTCGTCCTTAAGGAAAAGCTGCGCCCGCTCCAGTGGGCCGCCGTCGGGATCGGTTTTGTGGCGGTTGTGGTGCTGACCGTGTCCTACGGCAAGCTCCCCTGGATCGCGCTCACGCTGGCCGTGAGCTTTGGCCTCTATGGCTTTGTGAAGAAGCGGGTAGGTCCCCGCGTGGATGCGGTGACGAGCCTCAGCATTGAGACCATGGTCCTCGCTCCGCTCGCGGCCGCCACCATGGTTTTCCTGGCCGTCAGCGGCTCGGCCACTCTGACCAGCGAGGGCACCGGGCACTTCTGGCTCCTGGTTGCCTCCGGTGTTATTACCGCCGTACCGCTGCTGTTCTTTGGTGCGTCGGCCCGCCGGCTGCCCATGACCACCATCGGGCTGCTTCAGTACTTCGCCCCGGTCCTCCAGTTCGTCGTCGCCGTCGCGGTGTTCCAGGAAGCCATGACGGTGGACCGGTGGATCGGTTTTGGCGTGGTGTGGCTCGCGCTGCTGGTCCTCACGGTGGACATGCTGGGCGCAGCGCGGAAGAACTCAGTGGCCAGGAAACTGGCACACGCATAG
- the pelF gene encoding GT4 family glycosyltransferase PelF: MRILLTTEGTYPYFQGGVSTWAHELVNGLPEHEFVVGAVIGSPDVAPAFSVPANTRVVPIPLWGTEKVDEYVRRPTRIRWGPRKVRSPERAFVELLLPAYEEVVRNLLETREPRELGAAIADIAEYCETNDLHEGLRDPRCWRLVRTRLSEHEQLRGISMADAIDFARSLYRYLTPLAVPLPDVDVAHSSGAALCALPALAAKLHKGVPLLLTEHGVYVRERVLHLVRNDTPLLRKVLLGNLYRAIARCAYAHADIVLPVCEYNTSWEYQLGAEPARMQVVYNGVNPDEFAPRAVQLDRPTIAYVGRIEPLKDVLGLITALNMVRREVPDILLRIHGPDDDRRYAERCRLAVATMRLEDNVVFEGSTKDPVRAYQESDVVVLCSVSEGFPYTVVEAMATGRPVVATAVGGVPEALNRPELLVEPQNPQALADALVALFRQTHEEREAIGREFRERAVSLFSQERFLEAYRALYEGVVSDYVA, encoded by the coding sequence ATGAGGATCCTGCTGACGACGGAAGGCACGTATCCCTACTTCCAGGGCGGCGTGTCAACCTGGGCTCATGAGTTGGTCAATGGCCTGCCCGAGCACGAGTTCGTGGTGGGTGCGGTCATCGGCAGCCCTGATGTCGCTCCCGCCTTCAGCGTCCCGGCCAACACACGGGTGGTGCCCATTCCACTGTGGGGAACGGAGAAGGTGGACGAGTACGTCCGGCGGCCGACGCGAATCCGATGGGGGCCCAGGAAAGTAAGGTCACCGGAGCGGGCCTTTGTGGAGCTGCTGCTGCCGGCCTACGAGGAGGTTGTCCGGAACCTGCTGGAAACTCGCGAACCGCGGGAACTCGGTGCTGCCATCGCCGACATTGCGGAGTACTGCGAGACCAACGATCTGCATGAGGGCTTGCGTGACCCCAGATGCTGGCGGCTGGTGCGCACCAGGCTCAGTGAGCATGAACAACTCCGAGGGATCTCGATGGCCGACGCCATCGACTTCGCGCGCTCCCTGTACCGTTACCTGACGCCCCTGGCGGTTCCCCTCCCCGACGTTGATGTGGCGCATTCCAGCGGTGCAGCCCTCTGCGCGCTGCCTGCTCTCGCCGCCAAACTGCACAAGGGCGTCCCGCTGCTCCTCACCGAGCACGGGGTTTACGTCCGTGAACGTGTTCTCCATCTGGTCCGGAACGACACCCCCCTCCTGCGGAAGGTGCTGCTCGGCAATCTGTACCGGGCCATAGCGCGTTGCGCCTACGCGCACGCCGACATCGTCCTGCCGGTGTGCGAGTACAACACCAGTTGGGAGTACCAGCTGGGTGCTGAACCCGCCCGCATGCAGGTGGTTTATAACGGCGTCAACCCGGATGAATTTGCCCCGAGGGCAGTTCAGCTGGACAGGCCCACCATCGCCTACGTCGGACGCATCGAACCGCTCAAGGACGTGCTGGGGCTCATTACTGCGCTCAATATGGTCCGCCGGGAGGTTCCTGACATTCTCCTGCGCATCCACGGCCCTGACGATGACCGCCGCTATGCGGAGCGTTGCAGGTTGGCAGTGGCAACCATGCGGCTTGAGGACAATGTCGTGTTCGAGGGGTCGACGAAGGACCCGGTCCGGGCCTATCAGGAGTCCGACGTCGTGGTGCTCTGCTCGGTGTCCGAGGGCTTTCCCTACACCGTTGTTGAGGCCATGGCCACTGGCCGTCCGGTCGTCGCGACGGCGGTCGGCGGCGTTCCTGAGGCATTGAACCGGCCAGAATTGCTCGTTGAGCCGCAGAATCCGCAGGCGCTGGCGGACGCACTGGTGGCGCTCTTCCGGCAGACCCATGAAGAACGTGAGGCCATCGGCAGGGAGTTCCGCGAGCGCGCCGTCAGCCTGTTCTCCCAGGAGCGCTTCCTCGAGGCCTACCGCGCGCTCTATGAAGGAGTTGTCAGTGACTATGTTGCCTGA
- a CDS encoding PucR family transcriptional regulator produces MAISLAALLGVNSLNLTKAGVAETTWHQDINWVAVTELEDPQRFINGGELVLTTGLRLRSAPEQRRFVRQVQRAGAVGIGFGIGLSHDVVPPAMVAEANRWGLPMVEVPYETPFIAIGKLVADAQSADHYAKLERLIAGHQVLARALLTGGGLTELLKHLGGMLRTDIALTQFTAQLYNSSKSHPSADTWGSFPIPTGRRDACTLWVRQPFEDSGIIGYAQNLISVELNNMVKQRQAQRALCGQVLEDVIHGALETSEAQRRLAGIGVNSTRKNVVLLAVSAAHHKALVSTSVPQQLENVVTAVVGKDLVLVINDDGSGAPALARKLSDHLAEAGIHATTGIGGAYTKPNGLRWSYFEARDAASHGLPVNEPERLSLTSLLLASEDVPLADMANESLNPLRTFDSAHGAELMTTLESYLNNNGSVAAVAEALTLHRNTVRYRLAQITELTGYDPSVTADRVQLWLALAVAKLGARQGK; encoded by the coding sequence ATGGCCATTTCCCTTGCTGCCCTCCTGGGTGTGAACTCCCTGAACCTGACCAAAGCCGGCGTCGCCGAAACCACCTGGCACCAGGACATCAACTGGGTGGCAGTCACCGAACTGGAAGACCCCCAGCGCTTCATCAATGGCGGCGAACTGGTGCTCACCACGGGGCTGCGGCTGCGGTCAGCGCCGGAGCAGCGGCGGTTTGTCCGCCAGGTCCAGCGTGCCGGGGCTGTGGGCATCGGATTCGGCATTGGCCTCTCGCACGACGTCGTCCCGCCGGCCATGGTTGCCGAGGCCAACCGGTGGGGGCTGCCCATGGTGGAGGTTCCCTATGAGACACCGTTCATAGCCATCGGCAAGCTGGTGGCCGATGCCCAGTCCGCGGACCACTATGCCAAGCTGGAGCGCCTGATTGCCGGGCACCAGGTCCTGGCCCGCGCGCTCCTCACCGGCGGCGGCCTCACCGAACTGCTGAAGCACCTGGGCGGAATGCTGCGGACCGATATTGCCCTCACCCAGTTCACGGCACAGCTGTACAACAGCAGCAAGAGCCACCCCTCCGCCGATACATGGGGGTCCTTCCCCATCCCCACCGGGCGGCGGGACGCCTGCACGCTCTGGGTCAGGCAGCCCTTCGAGGACTCGGGCATCATCGGCTACGCGCAGAACCTCATCAGCGTTGAGCTGAACAACATGGTCAAGCAGCGCCAGGCGCAGCGGGCCTTATGCGGGCAGGTGCTGGAGGACGTTATCCACGGTGCCCTGGAAACCAGCGAGGCCCAGCGCCGGCTGGCTGGCATCGGCGTCAACAGCACGCGTAAGAACGTGGTGCTGCTGGCTGTCTCCGCCGCCCACCACAAGGCCTTGGTGAGCACCTCAGTGCCGCAGCAGCTGGAGAATGTGGTGACGGCCGTCGTCGGGAAGGACCTGGTGCTTGTTATCAACGACGACGGCAGCGGAGCGCCTGCCCTCGCCCGGAAGCTCAGCGACCACCTGGCCGAGGCCGGAATCCACGCAACCACGGGCATCGGCGGGGCATACACCAAGCCGAACGGCCTGCGCTGGAGCTACTTCGAGGCCAGGGACGCGGCGAGCCATGGGCTGCCCGTCAACGAACCGGAACGGCTGAGCCTCACGTCGCTCCTGCTGGCGAGCGAGGACGTTCCGCTGGCCGACATGGCCAACGAATCCCTGAACCCGCTCCGGACGTTCGATTCCGCCCACGGTGCGGAGCTGATGACCACGCTGGAAAGCTACCTGAACAACAACGGCTCGGTTGCCGCCGTCGCCGAAGCCCTGACCCTGCACCGCAACACCGTCCGCTACCGCCTTGCCCAGATCACCGAGCTCACCGGCTACGACCCTTCCGTCACCGCCGACCGCGTGCAGTTGTGGCTTGCCCTGGCGGTCGCCAAACTGGGCGCACGCCAAGGGAAATAG
- a CDS encoding spherulation-specific family 4 protein, which translates to MTAAGLRLRRTAAAALASALLCLAAGCGINDPFPDPPPVEAGELYIAVPGYVAPPNSAYWQAVIDAAPRVREVIVNPRNGPGSEKSEAYVRLIGSLRDVDIRVLGYVETGYGDRDPDVVTEDIEHWRDWYDVDNVFLDEVTTRAADMDTYADYAATVHDAGGIVVLNPGLPPDPGYFEFADAIVTFEDPVDAYFNGRDPPDWLSTETRGELWHIVIGAPQDRLADIVDRARQLGVDQIYVTDDAEPNPYDTLPGFWSAKLDAIQE; encoded by the coding sequence GTGACAGCTGCGGGGCTTCGTCTCAGGCGCACGGCTGCTGCCGCCCTGGCGTCCGCCCTGCTTTGCCTGGCCGCCGGATGCGGGATCAACGACCCTTTTCCGGACCCCCCGCCAGTGGAGGCCGGGGAGCTCTACATTGCGGTCCCCGGCTACGTCGCTCCGCCCAACTCGGCTTACTGGCAAGCGGTGATCGACGCGGCTCCCCGGGTCCGGGAGGTCATCGTTAACCCGAGGAACGGACCCGGGTCCGAGAAGTCCGAAGCGTATGTCCGGCTGATCGGGTCATTACGCGACGTGGACATCAGGGTGCTTGGCTACGTGGAGACCGGCTACGGCGACAGGGATCCGGACGTGGTGACCGAGGACATCGAGCATTGGCGGGACTGGTACGACGTTGACAACGTTTTCCTTGACGAAGTGACGACGCGTGCGGCAGATATGGACACCTATGCCGACTACGCCGCGACCGTGCACGACGCCGGGGGCATCGTGGTGCTTAACCCAGGCTTGCCCCCTGACCCTGGCTACTTTGAGTTTGCCGATGCCATTGTCACGTTCGAGGATCCGGTGGACGCCTACTTCAACGGCCGCGACCCCCCGGACTGGCTCAGCACGGAGACGCGCGGCGAACTGTGGCACATCGTCATCGGTGCTCCCCAGGACAGGCTCGCTGACATAGTGGACCGCGCCCGGCAGCTCGGCGTGGACCAGATTTACGTGACCGACGACGCGGAACCGAATCCGTACGACACCCTCCCCGGGTTTTGGTCGGCCAAGCTGGATGCAATCCAGGAGTAG
- a CDS encoding gamma-aminobutyraldehyde dehydrogenase, protein MVQTLQNFINGEFVTPAGSGLLDIVNPTNGEVVAQSPISGQADVDAAMSAAKDAFLTWKHVTPGQRQLMLLKLADAVEANSDELVEAQHRNTGQVRSLIASEEVAAGADQLRFFAGAARILEGKSAGEYFEGHTSYVRREPIGVVAQVAPWNYPFLMAIWKIGPALAAGNTVVLKPSDTTPESTLVLARLAGEILPAGVLNVVLGTGETGAMMVEHKVPGLVSITGSVRAGIAVASGAAKGLKRAHLELGGKAPAIVFKDADIKKSAAAIAEFAFFNAGQDCTAITRVLVEDSVHDDVVAAMVEHTKTLHTGSQNDEDNYFGPLNNVNHFNQVSSVVEHLPDNCRIEIGGHRAGEKGFFFEPTIVTGAKQTDDIVQKETFGPVITVQRFSTEEEAVELANDVDYALASSVWTSNHGTAMRLSRDLDFGAVWINTHILLTAEMPHGGFKQSGYGKDLSMYGVEDYTRIKHVMSALDA, encoded by the coding sequence GTGGTTCAAACCTTGCAGAACTTCATTAACGGTGAGTTCGTCACCCCGGCCGGCAGCGGCCTGCTGGACATCGTCAATCCCACCAACGGTGAGGTAGTGGCGCAGTCGCCCATCTCCGGGCAGGCCGATGTTGATGCCGCCATGTCCGCCGCCAAGGATGCCTTCCTGACCTGGAAGCACGTCACTCCGGGCCAGCGCCAGCTGATGCTGCTCAAGCTCGCCGACGCCGTTGAGGCCAACAGCGACGAACTGGTGGAGGCGCAGCACCGCAACACCGGCCAGGTGCGCTCACTCATCGCGTCCGAGGAAGTGGCAGCCGGCGCCGACCAGCTCCGCTTCTTCGCCGGCGCCGCCCGCATTCTGGAAGGCAAGTCCGCCGGGGAATACTTCGAGGGCCACACCTCCTACGTCCGCCGCGAACCCATCGGTGTGGTAGCCCAGGTGGCCCCGTGGAACTACCCCTTCCTGATGGCTATCTGGAAGATCGGCCCCGCCCTGGCCGCGGGCAACACTGTTGTCCTCAAGCCGTCGGACACCACCCCCGAATCCACCCTGGTGCTGGCTCGCCTGGCAGGGGAAATCCTCCCGGCCGGCGTGCTGAACGTTGTGCTGGGCACAGGCGAAACCGGCGCCATGATGGTGGAGCACAAGGTTCCCGGCCTGGTATCCATCACCGGTTCTGTCCGCGCCGGCATCGCCGTCGCTTCCGGTGCTGCCAAGGGCCTCAAGCGCGCGCACCTGGAACTCGGCGGCAAGGCGCCCGCCATTGTGTTCAAGGACGCGGATATCAAGAAGAGCGCAGCGGCCATCGCCGAGTTCGCCTTCTTCAACGCCGGGCAGGACTGCACGGCCATCACGCGCGTGCTGGTGGAGGATTCAGTCCACGACGACGTTGTGGCGGCCATGGTGGAACACACCAAAACCCTCCACACCGGTTCGCAGAATGACGAGGACAACTACTTCGGCCCGCTGAACAATGTGAACCACTTCAACCAGGTGAGTTCCGTCGTCGAGCACCTGCCGGACAACTGCAGGATTGAAATTGGCGGCCACCGTGCGGGGGAGAAGGGCTTCTTCTTTGAGCCCACCATTGTCACCGGCGCGAAGCAGACGGATGACATCGTCCAGAAGGAAACGTTCGGCCCGGTCATCACGGTGCAGAGGTTCAGCACCGAGGAAGAGGCAGTGGAGCTGGCGAATGACGTCGACTACGCCCTGGCCTCCAGCGTCTGGACGTCCAACCACGGCACGGCCATGCGCCTCAGCCGCGACCTGGACTTCGGTGCCGTCTGGATCAACACGCACATTCTCCTCACCGCCGAAATGCCCCACGGCGGCTTCAAGCAGTCCGGCTACGGCAAGGACCTGTCCATGTACGGGGTTGAGGACTACACGCGCATCAAGCATGTGATGTCTGCGCTCGACGCATAG